From Limisphaera ngatamarikiensis, one genomic window encodes:
- a CDS encoding 2,3-bisphosphoglycerate-independent phosphoglycerate mutase, translated as MKLDDLYSELTIRTGAKLVLLVLDGLGDVATPDQGGRTPLEAAQTPNLDRLARESALGRMIPVAPGITPGSGPGHLALFGYDPVEYQVGRGVIEALGLGVDLQPGDVCARANFATLDANGIVTDRRAGRIPTEVCERLCARLQERIHQLEDTRVIIRPGKEHRFVVVFRGPGLEGPLTDADPNREGLPIPEAAPRDPANPRQQKMARLIRAFYQAALPVLAGEKPANGFLMRGIAHQPHIPLFQDRYQLRAAALAVYPMYKGLAQLVGMTKLEGPQNVREQFERYLAEYDNFDFFFIHHKATDKAGEDGNFEAKKRAIEEVDAALPVLLQKKPDVLAITGDHSTPCAMRGHSWHPQPVLLHSRYSGTDGAQRFTEAEANRGSLGIFEARFLIRLMQANARMFDKFGA; from the coding sequence ATGAAACTGGACGATCTTTACTCGGAACTGACGATTCGGACCGGCGCCAAGCTGGTGTTGCTGGTGTTGGATGGGTTGGGCGACGTGGCCACGCCGGACCAGGGCGGGCGTACGCCCTTGGAAGCGGCGCAGACGCCGAACCTGGACCGGCTCGCACGTGAATCGGCCCTGGGCCGGATGATTCCGGTGGCTCCGGGGATCACGCCCGGGAGCGGGCCGGGCCATCTGGCCCTGTTTGGTTACGATCCCGTGGAGTACCAGGTGGGCCGGGGTGTGATTGAAGCGCTGGGTCTGGGGGTGGACCTTCAGCCCGGCGATGTTTGTGCGCGGGCCAACTTTGCCACACTGGATGCGAATGGAATTGTGACGGACCGCCGCGCCGGCCGGATCCCCACCGAGGTTTGCGAACGGCTCTGCGCCCGCTTGCAGGAGCGGATCCACCAACTGGAGGACACCCGGGTGATCATCCGACCGGGGAAGGAACACCGGTTTGTGGTGGTGTTCCGCGGTCCCGGTTTGGAAGGGCCGCTCACGGATGCCGATCCCAACCGCGAAGGGCTGCCCATTCCGGAGGCTGCGCCGCGGGATCCCGCCAATCCCCGCCAGCAGAAGATGGCGCGGCTGATTCGGGCCTTTTATCAGGCGGCTCTGCCCGTGTTGGCGGGCGAGAAACCGGCCAACGGCTTTCTGATGCGCGGCATTGCGCATCAGCCGCACATCCCGTTGTTCCAGGACCGATACCAGCTCCGCGCGGCGGCCCTTGCGGTGTACCCGATGTACAAGGGCCTGGCCCAGTTGGTGGGCATGACCAAGCTGGAAGGGCCGCAAAACGTCCGGGAACAGTTCGAACGGTACCTGGCCGAGTACGACAACTTCGACTTCTTCTTCATCCATCACAAGGCCACCGACAAGGCGGGCGAAGACGGGAATTTCGAGGCCAAGAAACGGGCCATCGAGGAGGTGGACGCCGCCCTGCCGGTGCTGCTGCAAAAGAAGCCGGACGTGCTGGCAATCACGGGCGATCACTCCACGCCGTGTGCGATGCGGGGGCACTCGTGGCATCCGCAACCGGTGCTGTTGCATTCGCGCTACAGTGGCACCGACGGCGCGCAACGGTTCACGGAGGCCGAGGCGAACCGGGGATCGCTGGGCATCTTTGAGGCGCGGTTTTTGATCCGGTTGATGCAGGCCAACGCGCGGATGTTTGACAAATTCGGCGCGTGA